Proteins encoded together in one Coffea arabica cultivar ET-39 chromosome 2c, Coffea Arabica ET-39 HiFi, whole genome shotgun sequence window:
- the LOC113724901 gene encoding spermine synthase-like isoform X1 → MEGHEGRGLGCQKTMDEKIDATNGSDKAVIPSCCLKARASDPECDAKCHATVVSGWFSGHQTSSEKTPIQMYFNNPMWPGEAHSLRVEKILFKERSEFQEVLVFQSSSYGKVLVLDGIVQLTEKDECAYQEMIAHLPLCSIKSPKNVLVVGGGDGGVLREISRHSSVKLIDICEIDKMVIDVSKKFFPQLAVGFDDPRVHLHVGDAAEFLRSASEGKYDAIIVDSSDPVGPAQELVERPFFQTIAKALRPGGVLCNMAESMWLHTHLIQDMISICRETFKGSVHYAWTSVPTYPSGVIGFLICSTEGPPVDFLHPINPIEKLEGAVQHQRELKFYNSEIHKAAFALPSFVKRELSCLRDIKLQERQRLG, encoded by the exons ATGGAGGGCCACGAAGGAAGAGGTTTGGGTTGCCAGAAGACTATGGATGAGAAGATTGATGCAACCAATGGTTCAGACAAGGCTGTCATCCCTTCTTGTTGCTTGAAAGCCAGGGCATCTGACCCTGAATGTGATGCCAAATGTCACGCAACAGTTGTTTCTGGATGGTTCTCTGGACATCAGACATCATCTG AGAAAACTCCTATTCAGATGTACTTTAACAATCCAATGTGGCCAG GAGAAGCACATTCCCTCAGAGTGGAAAAGATTTTATTCAAGGAAAGATCAGAGTTTCAGGAGGTTTTGGTTTTCCAG TCCTCATCATACGGGAAAGTTCTTGTGCTAGATGGCAttgttcagttgactgagaaaGACGAGTGTGCTTATCAGGAGATGATAGCTCATCTTCCTCTCTGTTCAATTAAATCCCCCAAAAAT GTTCTTGTGGTAGGTGGTGGTGATGGTGGTGTTCTCAGGGAAATTTCTCGTCACAGTTCTGTGAAGTTGATCGACATCTGTGAGATAGATAAGATGGTTATTGAT GTTAGTAAGAAGTTTTTTCCGCAGCTAgctgttggttttgatgatcctCGTGTGCATCTTCATGTTGGTGATG CTGCTGAGTTTCTACGGAGTGCATCTGAAGGGAAGTACGATGCTATTATTGTTGACTCATCGGACCCTGTAG GACCTGCTCAAGAACTTGTAGAGAGACCATTCTTTCAGACAATTGCAAAAGCACTAAGGCCTGGTGGGGTTCTTTGTAATATGGCAGAAAGTATGTGGCTTCATACGCATCTTATACAGGATATGATATCTATATGTCGAGAAACATTCAAGGGTTCTGTTCATTATGCATGGACGAGTGTTCCTACTTATCCAAG TGGTGTCATTGGATTTCTGATATGCTCAACTGAGGGGCCCCCAGTAGATTTTCTACATCCTATCAATCCCATTGAGAAGTTAGAGGGGGCAGTACAGCATCAAAGAGAACTTAAATTTTACAATTCAGAG ATCCATAAAGCAGCCTTTGCCTTGCCATCTTTTGTCAAGAGGGAACTTAGCTGTCTCCGTGATATCAAACTGCAGGAGCGCCAGCGACTTGGTTGA
- the LOC113724901 gene encoding spermine synthase-like isoform X2: MEGHEGRGLGCQKTMDEKIDATNGSDKAVIPSCCLKARASDPECDAKCHATVVSGWFSGHQTSSEKTPIQMYFNNPMWPGEAHSLRVEKILFKERSEFQEVLVFQSSSYGKVLVLDGIVQLTEKDECAYQEMIAHLPLCSIKSPKNVLVVGGGDGGVLREISRHSSVKLIDICEIDKMVIDLAVGFDDPRVHLHVGDAAEFLRSASEGKYDAIIVDSSDPVGPAQELVERPFFQTIAKALRPGGVLCNMAESMWLHTHLIQDMISICRETFKGSVHYAWTSVPTYPSGVIGFLICSTEGPPVDFLHPINPIEKLEGAVQHQRELKFYNSEIHKAAFALPSFVKRELSCLRDIKLQERQRLG, encoded by the exons ATGGAGGGCCACGAAGGAAGAGGTTTGGGTTGCCAGAAGACTATGGATGAGAAGATTGATGCAACCAATGGTTCAGACAAGGCTGTCATCCCTTCTTGTTGCTTGAAAGCCAGGGCATCTGACCCTGAATGTGATGCCAAATGTCACGCAACAGTTGTTTCTGGATGGTTCTCTGGACATCAGACATCATCTG AGAAAACTCCTATTCAGATGTACTTTAACAATCCAATGTGGCCAG GAGAAGCACATTCCCTCAGAGTGGAAAAGATTTTATTCAAGGAAAGATCAGAGTTTCAGGAGGTTTTGGTTTTCCAG TCCTCATCATACGGGAAAGTTCTTGTGCTAGATGGCAttgttcagttgactgagaaaGACGAGTGTGCTTATCAGGAGATGATAGCTCATCTTCCTCTCTGTTCAATTAAATCCCCCAAAAAT GTTCTTGTGGTAGGTGGTGGTGATGGTGGTGTTCTCAGGGAAATTTCTCGTCACAGTTCTGTGAAGTTGATCGACATCTGTGAGATAGATAAGATGGTTATTGAT CTAgctgttggttttgatgatcctCGTGTGCATCTTCATGTTGGTGATG CTGCTGAGTTTCTACGGAGTGCATCTGAAGGGAAGTACGATGCTATTATTGTTGACTCATCGGACCCTGTAG GACCTGCTCAAGAACTTGTAGAGAGACCATTCTTTCAGACAATTGCAAAAGCACTAAGGCCTGGTGGGGTTCTTTGTAATATGGCAGAAAGTATGTGGCTTCATACGCATCTTATACAGGATATGATATCTATATGTCGAGAAACATTCAAGGGTTCTGTTCATTATGCATGGACGAGTGTTCCTACTTATCCAAG TGGTGTCATTGGATTTCTGATATGCTCAACTGAGGGGCCCCCAGTAGATTTTCTACATCCTATCAATCCCATTGAGAAGTTAGAGGGGGCAGTACAGCATCAAAGAGAACTTAAATTTTACAATTCAGAG ATCCATAAAGCAGCCTTTGCCTTGCCATCTTTTGTCAAGAGGGAACTTAGCTGTCTCCGTGATATCAAACTGCAGGAGCGCCAGCGACTTGGTTGA
- the LOC113724901 gene encoding spermine synthase-like isoform X3, with translation MEGHEGRGLGCQKTMDEKIDATNGSDKAVIPSCCLKARASDPECDAKCHATVVSGWFSGHQTSSEKTPIQMYFNNPMWPGEAHSLRVEKILFKERSEFQEVLVFQSSSYGKVLVLDGIVQLTEKDECAYQEMIAHLPLCSIKSPKNVLVVGGGDGGVLREISRHSSVKLIDICEIDKMVIDVSKKFFPQLAVGFDDPRVHLHVGDAAEFLRSASEGKYDAIIVDSSDPVGPAQELVERPFFQTIAKALRPGGVLCNMAESMWLHTHLIQDMISICRETFKGSVHYAWTSVPTYPRSIKQPLPCHLLSRGNLAVSVISNCRSASDLVDLLSLVIASVVASDTIIHDAAISSSSC, from the exons ATGGAGGGCCACGAAGGAAGAGGTTTGGGTTGCCAGAAGACTATGGATGAGAAGATTGATGCAACCAATGGTTCAGACAAGGCTGTCATCCCTTCTTGTTGCTTGAAAGCCAGGGCATCTGACCCTGAATGTGATGCCAAATGTCACGCAACAGTTGTTTCTGGATGGTTCTCTGGACATCAGACATCATCTG AGAAAACTCCTATTCAGATGTACTTTAACAATCCAATGTGGCCAG GAGAAGCACATTCCCTCAGAGTGGAAAAGATTTTATTCAAGGAAAGATCAGAGTTTCAGGAGGTTTTGGTTTTCCAG TCCTCATCATACGGGAAAGTTCTTGTGCTAGATGGCAttgttcagttgactgagaaaGACGAGTGTGCTTATCAGGAGATGATAGCTCATCTTCCTCTCTGTTCAATTAAATCCCCCAAAAAT GTTCTTGTGGTAGGTGGTGGTGATGGTGGTGTTCTCAGGGAAATTTCTCGTCACAGTTCTGTGAAGTTGATCGACATCTGTGAGATAGATAAGATGGTTATTGAT GTTAGTAAGAAGTTTTTTCCGCAGCTAgctgttggttttgatgatcctCGTGTGCATCTTCATGTTGGTGATG CTGCTGAGTTTCTACGGAGTGCATCTGAAGGGAAGTACGATGCTATTATTGTTGACTCATCGGACCCTGTAG GACCTGCTCAAGAACTTGTAGAGAGACCATTCTTTCAGACAATTGCAAAAGCACTAAGGCCTGGTGGGGTTCTTTGTAATATGGCAGAAAGTATGTGGCTTCATACGCATCTTATACAGGATATGATATCTATATGTCGAGAAACATTCAAGGGTTCTGTTCATTATGCATGGACGAGTGTTCCTACTTATCCAAG ATCCATAAAGCAGCCTTTGCCTTGCCATCTTTTGTCAAGAGGGAACTTAGCTGTCTCCGTGATATCAAACTGCAGGAGCGCCAGCGACTTGGTTGATCTTTTATCATTAGTTATTGCTTCTGTGGTGGCTTCAGATACGATTATTCATGATGCTGCAATTAGTTCATCGAGTTGTTGA